One region of Actinomycetota bacterium genomic DNA includes:
- a CDS encoding enoyl-CoA hydratase/isomerase family protein gives MKVERRGRVGWLINNRPDQLNAMNAKMRDEFADAWLELDRDPQVRVIVHTGEGRAFQTGVDVTEIASDGVGMQRYRESLEHFDLHFTAWHQKVWKPVITAVNGICAGGGFHWIADADIVIAASDAQFFDPHVSIGQVVALEAIGLIRKMPVEAVMRMAFVGKHERLSAARAYELGMLSQVVDPPERLREEAQALAEKIARNSPEAMRLTKQALWGALETGLTEACRAGAKHLVAMWGHPDQDEGPRAFAERREPQWTEPEPGEERP, from the coding sequence CTGAAGGTCGAACGCCGCGGTCGCGTGGGTTGGCTGATCAACAACCGGCCCGACCAGCTCAACGCCATGAACGCCAAGATGCGCGACGAGTTCGCCGACGCGTGGCTCGAGCTCGACCGCGACCCCCAGGTGCGCGTGATCGTCCACACGGGCGAGGGACGCGCCTTCCAGACCGGCGTCGACGTGACGGAGATCGCGTCCGACGGCGTGGGCATGCAGCGTTACCGTGAGTCGCTCGAGCATTTCGACCTGCATTTCACCGCGTGGCACCAGAAGGTGTGGAAGCCGGTCATCACCGCGGTGAACGGGATCTGCGCGGGCGGCGGGTTCCACTGGATTGCCGACGCGGACATCGTGATCGCGGCGTCGGATGCGCAGTTCTTCGACCCTCACGTGTCCATCGGCCAGGTCGTCGCGCTGGAGGCGATCGGCCTCATCCGCAAGATGCCGGTCGAGGCGGTGATGCGCATGGCGTTCGTCGGCAAGCACGAACGCCTGTCCGCCGCGCGCGCCTATGAGCTCGGCATGCTCAGCCAGGTCGTCGACCCTCCGGAACGCCTCCGCGAGGAGGCACAGGCGCTCGCCGAGAAGATCGCCCGCAACTCGCCCGAGGCGATGCGACTCACCAAGCAGGCGTTGTGGGGCGCGCTGGAGACGGGGCTCACCGAAGCGTGTCGCGCCGGGGCGAAGCACCTGGTCGCCATGTGGGGCCATCCCGATCAGGACGAGGGCCCACGCGCCTTCGCGGAGAGACGCGAGCCGCAGTGGACCGAGCCGGAGCCCGGAGAGGAGCGACCATGA